CATTGGTAATATTCGCGGTGTCGAAATGAATTGTGCCCGAGACGATGGGGACGACATTCATGACGGCATTGAGCAGGGTGGTCTTCCCTGCACCGTTGGCGCCGATGATGCTCACGATGCTCTTTGCGTCGAAGGAGAGAGAGACGTCGTGCAGGGCACTGATGCCGCCGTAGGAGACCCTCAGATTCTTGATCCCGAGCAGCATCAGGCGATGTCCTCCACACCGAGATAGGCATCGATGACGAGCTTGTTCCCCCTGATCTCGGAGGGGGTGCCCTCGGCTATCTTCTCGCCGAAGTCGAGGACGACGATCCTCTCCGACAGGTTCATCACCAGCCCCATATCGTGCTCCACCAGCATGATGGTAATCCCTCTTTCGTCCCGCAGCCGTTTGATGAACCGGGTGAGCGCGATCGTCTCCGCCTCGTTGAGCCCCGACGCCGGCTCGTCGAGGAGCAGGAGCTTCGGCTCGGTCGCCAGGGCCCGGCCGATCTCGAGGACCCGCTCCTCCCCGATCGGCAGGTTCGCGGCGAGCTCCTCCGCGCGGTGCGCCAGGCCGATATACTCGAGGATCTCTTCGCTCTTCTTCCTGATCTCCCGCTCCTCGCGCCTGACGAAGGGCAGGGTAAGTCCCGATGCGAGGAAGCCGGCCCGGGTCTTGAGGTGCCGGCCCACCATGATGTTTTCGAGCACGGTCATGGCGCCGAAGAGATCGACATGCTGAAAGGTGCGGGAGACCCCTCTTCGGGCGATCTTCGAAGGGGCGAGCCCGCTGATCTCCACTCCCGAGAGCGCCACGGTTCCCTTATCGGGCGGATAAACGCCGCTGACGATATTCAGCAGCGTCGTCTTCCCGGCGCCGTTGGGACCGATGAGCGCCTTGATCTCGAGCGGCTCGACCGAGAAGCTGATATCGTCGAGGGCGAGGAGGCCGCCGAAATGCTTGCTGATGCCGCTAATCCCGAGCATCGGGCCGGCCTCCTTTCCCCATCGCTTCCGCGCCTTCTGCTCCGAGGGGTGGGGAAGGAGCGGTCCTCGGGCTCTTGCGCAGAGCGCGGAAACGGATTTTTTCGATAAGGAGAGGGACGAAGCCCTTCCTGAAAAAGAGGAGCGAGAGGGTGAGGATCAGGCCGTAGGCGAGGATGTCGAACTCCTGGAACTGCCGCAAGGCCTCGGGCAGTACGGTGATGAAGAGCGAGCCGCCGACCGCTCCCCAGAGATTGTTGATTCCGCCCACCACCACCATCATCAGCACCAGCACCGAGTAGAAGAGGGAGAAGCTGCCGGGGCTGATGAACGTTACATAGTGCGCGTAGAGGCCGCCGGCGAGGGCAGCGTAGACCGCGCTCAGCACGAAGACCTTCACCTTCAAGGCCGAGACATCGACGCCCATGGCGTTGCTGGCGGTCTCGCTGTCGTGGATGGCGCGGAGCGCCCTGCCGTTCCGCGAATGGATGAGATTGAAGGAAAAGAGCATGACTATCGCCACAATGCCCCATACGAAGTAGAACCAGGCGCTCGCCGACGTCAGGGTATATCCCAGGATGCCCAGAGGGGGAATATCGCCGAAGCCCGAGGGCCCGCCGGGTCCCCATTCGTTGAGGACCACATGGATGATCTCGCCGAAGCCGAGGGTAGCGACGGCGAGATAATGGCCTTTGAGACGGAGTGCGGGGATCGCGAGCACTACCGCAGCGGCCGCTGCAACCGCCATCGCCGCAGGAAGGCTGAGGAGGACGGGAACTCCGTACCGCGCACTCAGCAGGGCCGAGACATAGGCCCCGATGCCGTAAAAGCCCGCCTGGCCGAGGGATATCTGCCCGGCATACCCCATGAGCACGCTCAGCCCGAGGGCGACGAGGGCGTTGATCCCTGCGAAGAGCGCTACGCTGGTCGTGTAGGAGCTCTTCCCGAAGAGGAGCGGGAAGAGCGCGATGAGGACCAGGAAGACTGCATAGGCGGTGCGATTGCCCTTCGACATCTAGAATTTCCTCAGCTGCAGCATCGCCTTGCTCCCGAAGAGCCCGGCGGGCTTGAAGAAAAGCACCGCGAGCATGATGACGAGGGCCACCGCGTCTTTGAGCCCGGAGTGGAGATACCCGGCGGTCATCGATTCGAGTATGCCGATAATGAAGCCGCCCAGCACCGAGCCCCGCCCCCGCCCGAGCCCTCCCATGATCGCCGCGGAAAATCCCTTGACCGCGAGCATAGGCCCTTTGTCGTACTCCATGAGCGAGACCGGCGTTATCGCGATGCCCGCAAGGGCGCCCATTGCCGCGCTCAGGACAAAGGAGATCATGATCATCCGTTCTACATTGATGCCGACCAGCTTTGCCGCCGTAGGATTTACGGCGCAGGCGCGCATCGCCTTGCCGAGGAGCGTCCTGCTGAAGAAGAGGTAGATGAGGACGATGCAGAGCAGGGTAATGCCGAAGATCCAGAGCGTCTGCTGCTGCAGGATGGCGCCGTGAATCTGCAGGGGCTCTCCGGCGGTAAACGGGTCATAGACGTAGGGCTCTTTGCCGAACTTGAACATGAGCAGGCCGCGCAGAAGAATGGAGACCGCGACCGTAATCATGATCATCAGAAGCAGGTCGGTCTTCTTGAGCGGCTTGATCGTCAGCCGCTCCATGAGGAGCGCGATGAGGCCTGCGGTGAGGAGCGTCAGCAGGAGCGAGGGCAGAAAAGGCAGCTGTACCGACTGGGTAAAGAACCACATGACCAGGCCGCCGATGACCACGAACTCGCCCTGGGCGAGATTGATGATCGAGGTGGCGTTGTAGATGATGTTGAAGCCGAGTCCGACCAGCGCATACACCGCGCCGACAGTGAGGCCCGAAAAAAGAAACTGTAAGAAAACGGTCAACGACACTCCTCCACGACCAGACTATGCAACAGGGCAGGACACGATGCCCGTCCTGCCCTTATCCCTCCGCCGACTACTTCAGGATCTCCCAGTCGCCGTTCCTGACGACCACCATCTCGAAGGCGTCCTTGTCGAGCCCGCAGTGGTCCTGCGGGGACATGGTGAAGACGCCGCCGGTCCCGGGCCACTTCTTGATCTTGTTTTCAATGTAGTCCCTTACCTTCGCCTTGTCCGGCCCCACTTTCTTGAGGGCCTCTACGACCATCATGAGCGAGTCGTAGGCATGGCCGCCGAAGGTCCCCGGCTCGCCCTTGAACTTCGCCTCGTAATCCTGGGAGTATTTCTTGAGGAGCGCCTTCTGGGGATGCCTGTCCGCGAGCTTGTCCCAGACCACCAATCTCCCCAGCGGGGCGATAACGCCTTCCGCTGCCTTTCCGGCGAGCTCGATATTCTTCTTGCTTCCCCACCCGTGGCTCTGGTAGAGGGGGATGCCCATCTTGAGGGCGTTCCAGTTCTTCGTGACCACCACCTGGCCGGGACCGACGGACCAGTTGATCACCGCCTGTGCCCCTGCAGCCTTGATCTTGGCGAGCTGGGTCGTCATGTCCGAATCCTTGGGACCGTACCGCTCATCGGCGACGATCGTGATGCCGTACTTGGGCGCCAGGTCGTTAAGGGCCTTTCTTCCTGCATCGCCGAAGCCGGTCGCGATTGAGACGATTCCCACCTTCGCGATTCCCTGCCTCTTCATGTAGGTATAAATCGCCTCCACGGCGCTGGTATCGTACTGGGGCGACTTGAATATCCAGTACCGTTCGCTCACCGGCTGGGTGATGCCGGCGCCCGCTGCACAGGAGACCAGGGGAGTCTTCGCATTAGTCATTATGGGGACCAGCGCCATCGATTCACCGGTTGTCGACGGCCCTATGATCGCCACGACATCGTCTTTTTCGAGGAGTTTCTTTGCGGCGAGGACTGCCTGGGTCTCATCGCTCTTCGAATCCTCGATGATAACCTCGAGCGGATGCCCGTTGATGCCGCCTGCCGCGTTGATCTGCTCGGCCAGCATGAGAACGGTATTTTTCTCGGGCTCTCCCAGAAAGGAAGCCGCGCCGGTCACCGAAAAGATCGCGCCGATCCTGTAAGGCGCCTTTGCCGGTGCTGCAAAGGAAAATGCAGCAAAAAGTATAATTACCAGAAGTGCCGTGAACAACCCGAAACCACGCTTCATACCTCGCCCTCCCTCTGATCTGTCGGTGAACGCTGATCATGCAGACCGCATTCTACGGTTTATACGAGACGTCTATTATACTGGAAAGCCCGCCCTTTCACTATTTGTTCTGCTTATACCTGCATAATACGTACTAAGCATAGGCACACTTGAAGCGGCGCTACTTCAGGATCTCCCAGTCACCGTTCCTGACGACCACCATCTCGAAGGCGTCCTTGTCGAGTCCGCAGTGGTCCTGCGGGGACATGGTGAAGACGCCGCCGGTCCCGGGCCACTTCTTGATCTTGTTTTCAATGTAGTCCCTTACCTTCGCCTTGTCCGGCCCCACTTTCTTGAGGGCCTCTACGACCATCATGAGCGAGTCGTAGGCATGGCCGCCGAAGGTCCCCGGCTCGCCCTTGAACTTCGCCTCGTAATCCTGGGAGTATTTCTTGAGGAGCGCCTTCTGGGGATGCCTGTCCGCGAGCTTGTCCCAGACCACCAATCTCCCCAGCGGGGCGATAACGCCTTCCGCTGCCTTTCCGGCGAGCTCGATATTCTTCTTGCTTCCCCACCCGTGGCTCTGGTAGAGGGGGATGCCCATCTTGAGGGCGTTCCAGTTCTTCGTGACCACCACCTGGCCGGGACCGACGGACCAGTTGATCACCGCCTGTGCCCCTGCAGCCTTGATCTTGGCGAGCTGGGTCGTCATGTCCGAATCCTTGGGACCGTACCGCTCATCGGCGACGATCGTGATGCCGTACTTGGGCGCCAGGTCGATGAGTGCCTTTCTGCCTGAATCGCCGTAGCCGGTGGTTATCGTCATGATGCCGGCCTTCGCGACCCCCTGTTTTCTCATGTAGGTGAACATCGCCTCGACCGCGGAGTAATCGTAGGGAGCTGTCTTGAAGACCCAGGCGCGGTTCTTTGCCGGCAGGGTGATGCCCGCCCCGGAGGCGAGCGAAATGAGCGGCGTCTGCGCCGCATTCATGATCGGGATGAGGGCCATCGACTCGCCGGTGGTCGAGGGGCCGATGATCGCCAGCACCTCGTCTTTTTCGAGGAGCTTTTTCGCTGCGAGCACCGCTTGGGTCTCGTCGCTCTTCGAATCCTCGATGACGATCTCTACGGGCGTCCCGTTGATGCCGCCTGCCGCGTTGAGCTGCTCTTTGAGCATGAGCAGCGTATTTTTTTCAGGTTCGCCGAGAAAGGAAGCCGCGCCGGTAACGGCAAGGACCGCGCCGATCCTGTACGGCTCTTTGGCGTGGCACGGTACGGCGAGAGAAATCATTGCCACTGCCGCTGCAATGAGTGCTGCCACCTTCGCCCTGGTTGTACCCATCTCTCCTCCTCCTGGTTTATGGCACTATTCCTCCTCCCGGAAAAAGGCAGGAAAATAAAGCCACCTATTATACATAACCCTGCGCCGGTTCGAAAAGAGCATGCGCCTCGCAACTGCAAGAAAAGAGGAGAAATCTCCTCTTTTCTTTTGTGCTATAGTTATTCCGTGGAAAATACCGGAGCTCCCTCGACTGCGGCAGCGGGCCGCCTCCCGTTCCATTACGGCTGGGTCATCGTCGCCACGGGAACGGTCTGTGTGCTCGCCTGCCTCGGGTTCGGGCGCTTTGCCCTCGGCATGCTGCTGCCCTCAATGGCACAGACGCTGCATCTCACCTATGCCCAGATGGGGATCGTCAGTACCGCCAATTTCATAGGCTATCTTGCAGCGGTGCTCTTCAGCGGCTTCTGGGCGGTCCGTATCGGGCCGCGAAGGCTCGTCGTCATAGCGCTGCTCCTCATCGGCGTATCGATGCTCGTCATCAGCCGGGTGCAGGGCTTTGTCTCCCTCTCGCTGCTCTACCTGCTCACCGGCATGGGGAGCGGCGCCGCCAATGTACCGATGATGGGCCTCGTGGCCTCGTGGTTCAGCAGGCAGCAGCGGGGGAGGGCATCGGGATTCATCGTCATCGGTAGCGGCTTCGCAATGATTATTTCGGGTAAGGCCATCCCCTTCATCAACAGGCTCAGCGGCAGCGAGGGGTGGCGGATAAGCTGGCTGCTCCTGGGGCTCGCGGTGCTTGTCATCGCGCTGCTCTGCCTCCTGCTGCTCCGCAACAGGCCGGAAGAGAAGGGGCTGAAGCCGGTGGGGAGTGATGCCGGCCCTGCGCCGCAGCAGGGCGGCATGATCAGGCCGGACGTCAATGTCTACAAAGAGAAGGCGGTCTACCTGCTCGGCGCGATTTATTTCATTTTCGGCTACACCTATGTGATTTATGCGACCTTCATTGTGACCTCGCTTGTCCAGGAGCGGGGGTTCTCGGAGTCCGTCGCCGGAAATTTCTGGGCCTGGGTGGGGTTCCTGAGCCTCTTTTCAGGACCGGTCTTCGGCAGCCTCTCGGACCGGCTGGGCAGAAAAGCAGGACTCATCATCGTTTTCCTGTTCCAGATGAGCTCCTATCTGCTCGCTGCTTCGGGTCTGCCCGGCATCTTCCTCTACCTCTCCATAGGTCTCTACGGCATCGTGGCCTGGAGCATCCCCTCGATCATGCTCGCGGCAGTGAGCGACTATGTCGGAGCCGAGAAAGCGATCGCCGCCTTCGGTTTCATCACCTTCATTTTCGGCTTCGGCCAGATCGCGGGGCCCGCGGTAGCCGGAGCACTCGCCGAGGCGACCGGGAGCTTTTCGGGCAGCTTTTATATGGCCGCGGTCTGTGCAGGGCTGGCGATCCTCCTGACCGTTTTCTTGAGAAGACCGCACCACCCGTAAACAGCATCGGCGAAGGCTGCGCACGAAAGCCGGATATAGATGTCTCAGACTTTCATGTGGTCTGATCGGGGGGGCTGGGCTCCTTTTTGGGGCGTGTCTGAGTTCTCTGGGGGCAAAGCAGGGTCTTGCCCCACACCCTTTGCTCGTGAGTAAAGTTCTCTATTCAGTACGTGCTTTGATCGGGCATCAACGACTAATTCACGCCCCAAAAAGGAGCCCAGCCCCCCCGATCATCTGCCCTGCCGGGTCAACGCCCCGCGCCTGCTGAAAGGGGCTCTTACTGGAATTTATTACGACGATGCTGCTAAACTTATTGGAAAACCAGAAAACTTGAAAGGGCGCTTCGATGGGCAGGATCAAGGAGATTATCAAAGGTGACCGGCTTTTCCACCTCTTCGACATGGAGCTGGTCGAGGCGAAAGAGGGCCACGCGGTTGTCAGGGCGGAAGTGAAGGAGCAGTTCCTCAACGCGCACCGGATCGCTCACGGCGGGCTGGTCTTCGGTCTCCTGGATGTCGCCTTTGCCCTCGCGGTGAACTCGGTCGTCGATGCTGTCGGCGTCCAGTGGAGCTTCAATATCTTCCGCTCCACCACCCTTGGCGATCATGTGCGCGCCGAGGCGAGGACGGTCCATAAAGGCAAGAGCTCGCTGGTGGTGGAGTTCAAGGCGGAGAGCGAAAAGTCGGGGAAGCTCATCGCCCAGGGGATGGCTACGGCATTGCCGCTGCCCCGGACAGATAAATCCCCAATCTCGAGCGCCAGGTCCTGAGCAAATGCAACGGTTCACCTCCGGAGCTGAATTGCAGTATTCGAATGGTGAAGCTGTTTCGAATTTGGCGCTTCGCGTTTGGACTTTCTATTTTAAAGGAGAGGTATCGAGATGATCGTCGTCATGAGGATAGGAGCAACCGAAGAGGACCTGCAGCGTGTCTGCAAAAAGGCGGAAGAGCTCGGCTTTACGCCCCATGTCATTTACGGTAAGGAGCGGAACGTAGTCGGCCTCATCGGCCTGGGCGGCAACCGGGACGAGGTGAATATCATCGAGGATTTCGAAGGGGTCGACCGGATCGTCCCCATATCGAAGCCCTACAAGCTCGCGAGCAGGGAGGTGAAGCGCGAGACCTCGATCGTCGAGGTGGCCGGCATCAGGATCGGCGGAGAGGAGATCGTGGTCATCGCAGGCCCCTGCTCGGTCGAGAGCGAGGCGCAGATGGTCAAGGTCGCCGAGCAGGTGCGGTCCGCAGGCGCGAAGATGCTCCGCGGCGGCGCCTTCAAGCCGAGGACGAGCCCGTACGCGTTCCAGGGCCTCGGAGAAGAAGGGCTCAAGTATCTTGCCAAGGCGCGCGAGGCGACGGGCCTCCCCATCGTTACCGAAGTGGTGAACCCCAAGGACATCGACCTGGTCTACAAGTATGCCGACATGTTCCAGGTCGGCGCGCGCAACATCCAGAACTTCGCCCTTCTCTCGCTGCTGGGCCAGGCCCAGAAGCCGGTGCTCCTCAAGCGCGGCATGTCGACCACCATCGACGAGTTCCTCATGGCTACGGAGTATATCCTCTCCGAAGGCAACAGGAACGTGGTGCTCTGCGAGCGGGGCATCAGGACCTTCGAGACCTCGACGAGAAGCACCCTCGACATCAGCTGCGTCCCGGTCGTCAAGGCGAAGTCGCACCTGCCGATCATCGTCGACCCGAGCCACGCTGCGGGGCATGTGCAGTATGTCCCCTCGTTATCGAAGGCCGCCGTCGCGTCGGGCGCCGACGGCCTCATCATCGAGGTGCATCCCGATCCCGAAAAAGCGCTCTGCGACGGCGCGCAATCGTTGAACCCCGGGCAGTTCGTGACGCTCATGGGCGAGATGAAGGCGATAGCCCTGGCAGTGGGAAGATATTTATAGGATCGCGAAAGGAAAGGATTGGCGATAGCGTGAGCAGATACTGGAGCGATCTTGCGCGGGCCCTCAAGCCTTACGTAGCCGGCGAGCAGCCGTCCGGCAGGACCTATATAAAACTGAACACCAACGAGAATCCCTATCCGCCGTCGCCGCGGGTGCTGGAAGCCGTTAAAAACGCCATCAACGAACGGCTTCGCTTGTACCCTGATCCCGAATGCAGGGAGCTCAGGAAGAGCATAGCCGGGTTTTTCAATCTGGGCATGGACGAGGTCTTCGTCGGCAACGGCTCCGACGAGGTGCTGGCCTTTGCCTTCCCCGCCTTTTTCGGCCCTGACAAGCCCCTTGCCTGGCCTGACACTACCTACACGTTTTACCGGACCATTGCCGGCCTGTTCCGCATCGGTTACGAGACCGTTCCCCTGAGCGAGGACTTCTCCCTGCCGGTCGAGCGGTTCTTCGGAAAGAGCGGCGGTATCATCATCCCCAACCCGAATGCGCCGTCCGGCCGGTATGTCCCGCTCGAAGCGATCAGGAGCATTCTCGATCATAACAGGGATAGCGTCGTCATCATCGACGAGGCGTATGTCGATTTCGCAGGCCCCTCGGCTGCAGCGCTCATCCCGGAATATCCGAACCTGCTCGTGACCCAGACCCTTTCGAAGTCCCGCTCCCTTGCAGGGCTCCGCGTCGGCTTCGCCCTCGGGCAGGCCGATCTGATCAGGGGCATCGACCGGGTCAAGAACTGCATCAATGCCTATACCCTCGACCCCCTCGCCCTCGCCGGTGCAGCGGCGGCGCTGCAGGACAGGGCCTATCTCGAAGAGACGGTGGAGAAGATCAGGCGGACGAGGGCCCGGGTCTCTGAACGGCTGACGGCACTGGGGTTTACGGTCATTCCCTCACAGGCGAATTTCGTCTTCATCACCCACCCCCGCGCACGCGCCGCCAGCCTGCAGCAGCAGCTCAAAGAGAGGGGCATCCTGGTGCGGTATTTCAACGAGCCGAGGATCGACAACTACCTGCGGGTGAGTATCGGGACGGATACGGAGATGGACGCCTTCCTGCAGGAGACCGCGGAGCTCGTACCTCGGGAATGAGGAACGGCTATAGAGCCACCTCAAAATTGATCTTATCGTACGATACCCGCGGTATCTTCCTGTCCTTTGTCTCCGTTATCTCTACGAGACCGAGCTCTTCCAGGTAGGAAATGTCCTGCAGAACATTCTTCAAATCCCTCCTGAGCATCTTTGCGAGCTCATACACTGACGACGGCTCTCTTTCTTTAATGGTCTTGAGGAGCTCGACCCTCCTCTCCGTGAGCACTCGCCTCATGTCCTTGAGGCTGCCGAAATAGAGCCCGGTCTTTTCCCCAACCTGTTCTCCGCGCGATACCTTCTCATAGGTGCGTCCCGCTTCTTTCAGCGCTTCATCGAGGCCTTTTATCTCTATTGTTATCCTCTTAACCTTCATCCCAATCCCTCCGCCGGATTTTCTTCACGTCTGATTTAAAGTCATCGAGCATTGTCCACACGTCTTTGAACGTATAGGGATGCTCCTCCCCATACAGGTGCCTGTGGTCTCCTTTGCCTTCGGCATTATCGTACCCGAGCAGCCTTCTCCCCCCCTTGATGTAAACAATGGAATATTTTACGCCATGCGGCATATCACCGCTTTCGGCAACTCTCCATATCTTAATTTCTACGATTTTATCGCCTTTGACCTCCTTGCTATGGAGCACAAGCGTCGCCTTCATAGTTGGTATTCTATACCAACCTTGAGAGAAAGGCAAATCCGGTATTTGCGGCGTCTTTTTGATCTGTGATACAATCCTGTGTTTCGTCGCTTCGAAACACTCATTTCAGCGCAAAGAAGGTACTCGATGGGAACTACGAATATACTCTTTTCAGGTGTAGGAGGCCAGGGCATCATTCTCGCGAGCAGGCTCGTCTCCCGCTGCGCCTTCAATGCCGGGTTCATGGTCAAAAGCAGCGAGGTCCACGGCATGGCCCAGCGGGGCGGCAGCGTGGTGACCCATGTCCGCTACGGCGAGGAAGTCTACTCTCCCCTCATCCCCACGGGAAAAGCCGATTTCCTCGTCGCCATGGAAGAGCTCGAAGGACTCCGTTACACCTACTTCCTCAAGCCGGGCAGCAGGGTGGTCCTGAACAGGAGAAAGGTCCCTCCGCCGAATAGCAATCCTGCAACGCCGTATCCTGATGACGCGCTGGCGCGTCTCGAGGCGCAGGGATTCCTGGTGGATGCGCTCGATGCCCTCGAGATCGCCAAGACAGCGGGTACGCCGAAGGCGGAGAACATCGTGCTCGTCGGCACGCTCTCGCACTATCTTCCTTTCGCGCAGGAGGTATGGGAACAGACGATACGGGAGTCGGTCCCCGCGAAATTCGTGGAGGCGAACATCGCGGCGTTTTACAAAGGGAGAGAGGTCGCGGGAAAGAAGTAATGTTCTGGCAGCAGGAATCAGAAACTATAGAGCGGAAGAGGCTCGAAGAGCTGCAGCTCGGGCGGCTGCAGGCGGTCGTGCGCAGGGTCTACGAGAACGTGCCGTTCTACCGGAAGCAGTTCGATGAGCGCGGGCTTGCCCCCGGGAGCATCGCCACGCTCGCCGATGCCCGGAAGATCCCCTTCACCACCAAGGAGGATATTCTCGCCCATTATCCCTTCGGGCTGCTCGCCGTCCCGAGGGAGGAGATCGTACGCGTCCATACGTCGAGCGGCACCACCGGCAAGCCGAAGGCGATCTTCTTCACGAAGAGCGACATCGACCGCGGCGCCGACCTCATCGCGCGCTGCCTCACGATGACCGGCATGCGGAAGAACGACGTGCTCCAGAACATGATGACCTACGGTCTCTTCACCGGCGCGCTCGTCATGCACTACGGCGCGGAGAAGGTGGGGGTGCTGATCGTGCCCGCAGGCCCGGGGAATACGGACCGCCAGATCACCCTCATGCAGGATTTCAAGACCACCGCAATCCATATAACGCCGAGCTATGCGCTCTACCTCGCGGATGTGCTCGACAGGAAGGGCATCGACCCGCGGCGCGACCTCTCGCTCAAGCGGGCGTACATGGGCGCCGAGCCCTATTCCGAGGAGACGAGAAAGAAGATCGAGCAGTTCTACGGGATCGATGTCTACAATTCCTACGGCCTCTCCGAGATGAACGGACCCGGCGTCGCCTTCGAGTGCGAGCGCAAGGAAGGGATGCATCTCTGGGAGGACAACTTCCTCCTCGAGATCATCGACCCCGAGACGGACGAGCCGGTCAGCGACGGGCAGAAGGGCGAGATCGTCCTCACTTCGCTCTGCAGGGAGGGTATGCCCATCCTCAGGTACCGGACGCGGGACCTCACGGCCGTCCTCCCCGGGCCCTGCCCCTGCGGCCGGAGCCATCGCAGGATATCCCGGATCTTCGGCAGGACGGACGATATGTTCATCGTCAAGGGCGTCAATATCTTCCCCCAGCAGATCGAGAATATCCTCATGGGCGTCAAGGGAGTTGCCCAGAACTACCAGATCGTCCTCGAGTCCCTCGACCATATGACCGTCCAGGTGGAGATCGCGCGGGACCTCTTCGACGGCAACGTAACGCACCTGGTGAAGCTCCAGAACGTGATTACCGATAGATTGAAAAACGAAATCCTCGTGAAGCCGAAGGTCGAGCTCCACGAGCCGGGTACGCTGCCGGTATTCGAAGGCAAGGCGAAGAGGGTCATCGACAAGAGAACGCTGTAAAGGCCGTAACTCGTGATCCGTGACGCGTAACGAGTGAGGAACACGGCACGGAGAGTGCTGATTGCAACTCTCCTGCTTTGACTGCTTTGGTTGCGGGTTGCGCATCACGCAGTACGCGTAGTGAGGAGGGTGTATGGCTGCGTTGCTACAGCTGTCGGTTTTTGCGGAAAACAGGCCGGGCAGGCTCGAGAAAATGACCAAGGTCTTCGCCGACGAGGGGATCAACATCCTCGCCATCTACATCTCGAGCATCGGCGATTTCGGCGCGGTCAAGCTCATCGTCGACAAGACCGACGAGGCGGCCAGGAGCCTCAAGGAGAAGGGGTTTACGGTGTCGCTCAACGAGGTGCTCGGCATCGAGCTCGAAGACCGGCCCGGCATGCTCTACGAAGTGGTCAGGGTCCTTGGCAAGC
This sequence is a window from Nitrospirota bacterium. Protein-coding genes within it:
- the hisC gene encoding histidinol-phosphate transaminase; this encodes MSRYWSDLARALKPYVAGEQPSGRTYIKLNTNENPYPPSPRVLEAVKNAINERLRLYPDPECRELRKSIAGFFNLGMDEVFVGNGSDEVLAFAFPAFFGPDKPLAWPDTTYTFYRTIAGLFRIGYETVPLSEDFSLPVERFFGKSGGIIIPNPNAPSGRYVPLEAIRSILDHNRDSVVIIDEAYVDFAGPSAAALIPEYPNLLVTQTLSKSRSLAGLRVGFALGQADLIRGIDRVKNCINAYTLDPLALAGAAAALQDRAYLEETVEKIRRTRARVSERLTALGFTVIPSQANFVFITHPRARAASLQQQLKERGILVRYFNEPRIDNYLRVSIGTDTEMDAFLQETAELVPRE
- a CDS encoding ArsR family transcriptional regulator, translating into MKVKRITIEIKGLDEALKEAGRTYEKVSRGEQVGEKTGLYFGSLKDMRRVLTERRVELLKTIKEREPSSVYELAKMLRRDLKNVLQDISYLEELGLVEITETKDRKIPRVSYDKINFEVAL
- a CDS encoding DUF6516 family protein — encoded protein: MKATLVLHSKEVKGDKIVEIKIWRVAESGDMPHGVKYSIVYIKGGRRLLGYDNAEGKGDHRHLYGEEHPYTFKDVWTMLDDFKSDVKKIRRRDWDEG
- a CDS encoding indolepyruvate oxidoreductase subunit beta, yielding MGTTNILFSGVGGQGIILASRLVSRCAFNAGFMVKSSEVHGMAQRGGSVVTHVRYGEEVYSPLIPTGKADFLVAMEELEGLRYTYFLKPGSRVVLNRRKVPPPNSNPATPYPDDALARLEAQGFLVDALDALEIAKTAGTPKAENIVLVGTLSHYLPFAQEVWEQTIRESVPAKFVEANIAAFYKGREVAGKK
- a CDS encoding phenylacetate--CoA ligase → MFWQQESETIERKRLEELQLGRLQAVVRRVYENVPFYRKQFDERGLAPGSIATLADARKIPFTTKEDILAHYPFGLLAVPREEIVRVHTSSGTTGKPKAIFFTKSDIDRGADLIARCLTMTGMRKNDVLQNMMTYGLFTGALVMHYGAEKVGVLIVPAGPGNTDRQITLMQDFKTTAIHITPSYALYLADVLDRKGIDPRRDLSLKRAYMGAEPYSEETRKKIEQFYGIDVYNSYGLSEMNGPGVAFECERKEGMHLWEDNFLLEIIDPETDEPVSDGQKGEIVLTSLCREGMPILRYRTRDLTAVLPGPCPCGRSHRRISRIFGRTDDMFIVKGVNIFPQQIENILMGVKGVAQNYQIVLESLDHMTVQVEIARDLFDGNVTHLVKLQNVITDRLKNEILVKPKVELHEPGTLPVFEGKAKRVIDKRTL
- a CDS encoding ACT domain-containing protein, with protein sequence MAALLQLSVFAENRPGRLEKMTKVFADEGINILAIYISSIGDFGAVKLIVDKTDEAARSLKEKGFTVSLNEVLGIELEDRPGMLYEVVRVLGKHAINVENIHVLVIESRHTAYLIVEVEDVAAAKELLKNEPIRFY